The following are from one region of the Mucilaginibacter terrenus genome:
- a CDS encoding NADP-dependent malic enzyme encodes MNKANRKQDALNYHAKGRPGKIEVVPTKPTNTQRDLTLAYSPGVAEPCRAIAENVDDVYKYTAKGNLVAVISNGTAVLGLGNIGPEASKPVMEGKGLLFKIYADIDVFDLEVNAKSVDDFVNIVKALEPTFGGVNLEDISAPTCFEIERRLKAEMNIPVMHDDQHGTAIISGAALMNACEIQGKKLEEIKMVVNGAGAAAVSCTKMYLSLGVKKENIVMFDINGLLSTNRTDLDDIRKEFATTRTDIENLADAMKNADVFVGLSAGNVVTQEMLVTMAENPVVFAMANPEPEISYDLATAARTDIIMATGRSDYPNQVNNVLGFPYIFRGALDVRATAINEEMKIAAVKAIAEMAKRPVPEAVNLAYNTTNLKFGRDYIIPKPMDQRLITEVSSAVAKAAINSGVARKVITDWDAYHEELLSRLGTNNKLMRDITNKAKQSPKRVVFAEADTYKILRAAQIVKDEGIATPILLGNIQKIKQIMYDNELDLGEVEMIDTRDECDRKKDFAEFLYKKRQRRGITLSEAKKLVTDRNYYGACMVQFGQADALISGLTKNYADTIKPALQVIGTDEGVNRVAGMYLMITEKGPVFFGDTTVNINPTVEELVDITVLVEKAVSYFISKPRVALLSYSNFGSNKGDIPDKTAEAVRILHQRYPNMVVDGEMQANFALNAELLKDNFAFSTLNGKPANTLIFPTLASGNIAYKLLQEIGGAEAVGPILLGLKKPVHVLQLGSSVREIVNMVTIAVVDAQEKDRTTNR; translated from the coding sequence ATGAACAAAGCCAATCGTAAACAGGACGCCCTTAATTACCATGCTAAGGGACGACCGGGGAAGATAGAAGTAGTACCTACCAAGCCGACTAATACACAACGCGATCTTACTTTGGCCTATTCGCCTGGCGTGGCTGAGCCTTGCCGTGCAATAGCAGAAAATGTAGATGATGTTTATAAATATACTGCAAAGGGTAACCTTGTAGCAGTTATAAGCAACGGTACCGCAGTGCTGGGCCTGGGCAATATTGGCCCGGAAGCCAGTAAGCCTGTGATGGAAGGCAAGGGCTTACTTTTCAAGATCTATGCCGATATTGACGTATTTGACCTGGAGGTAAACGCGAAAAGCGTAGATGACTTTGTAAACATAGTTAAAGCGCTTGAGCCTACCTTTGGTGGGGTAAACCTCGAAGATATTTCGGCTCCCACCTGTTTTGAGATAGAACGCCGTTTAAAGGCCGAGATGAACATCCCGGTAATGCACGACGATCAGCACGGTACCGCTATAATATCCGGCGCTGCGCTGATGAATGCTTGCGAGATACAAGGCAAAAAGCTTGAAGAAATAAAAATGGTTGTGAACGGGGCTGGAGCGGCTGCTGTTTCCTGTACCAAAATGTACTTATCGCTGGGTGTAAAAAAAGAGAACATTGTGATGTTCGATATTAACGGTCTGCTAAGTACTAACCGCACTGACCTTGACGATATTCGGAAGGAGTTTGCAACTACCCGTACGGACATTGAAAATTTAGCCGACGCAATGAAAAATGCGGACGTATTTGTTGGCCTTTCTGCAGGTAATGTAGTTACACAGGAGATGCTGGTAACCATGGCTGAAAATCCTGTTGTATTCGCAATGGCTAATCCAGAACCGGAAATTAGCTATGACCTGGCAACCGCTGCGCGTACGGATATTATTATGGCTACCGGCCGTTCTGATTATCCTAACCAGGTGAACAATGTTTTGGGCTTTCCATATATCTTCCGTGGCGCATTAGATGTGCGCGCAACTGCTATAAACGAGGAGATGAAGATAGCGGCTGTTAAAGCTATAGCCGAAATGGCTAAGCGGCCCGTTCCCGAAGCTGTTAACCTGGCATATAACACCACAAATTTAAAGTTTGGCCGGGATTATATTATACCCAAACCAATGGATCAGCGCCTTATTACCGAGGTGTCGTCTGCTGTTGCTAAAGCAGCTATTAATTCCGGGGTGGCGCGAAAGGTTATTACCGACTGGGACGCTTATCATGAGGAATTACTATCTCGCCTTGGTACCAACAACAAGCTGATGCGTGATATCACCAACAAAGCTAAACAAAGCCCTAAGCGCGTAGTATTTGCGGAAGCAGACACCTATAAGATATTACGAGCCGCGCAAATAGTGAAGGACGAGGGCATAGCAACACCAATCCTGTTGGGCAATATTCAGAAGATCAAGCAGATCATGTATGATAATGAGCTTGACCTGGGTGAAGTGGAGATGATAGATACGCGTGACGAGTGCGACAGGAAAAAGGACTTTGCAGAGTTCCTGTACAAAAAACGTCAACGAAGAGGTATTACCCTTTCAGAAGCTAAAAAGCTGGTTACCGACCGTAACTATTACGGCGCCTGCATGGTACAGTTTGGCCAGGCTGATGCGTTAATCTCAGGCCTCACTAAAAACTATGCAGATACCATAAAGCCTGCCTTGCAGGTGATTGGTACCGACGAAGGTGTTAACCGGGTTGCGGGGATGTACCTCATGATAACAGAAAAAGGCCCGGTATTTTTCGGTGATACAACGGTTAATATAAACCCAACAGTTGAGGAGTTAGTGGACATTACGGTACTCGTAGAAAAAGCAGTATCTTATTTTATCTCCAAACCGAGAGTAGCACTACTTTCATATTCAAATTTCGGTTCAAATAAAGGCGACATACCCGATAAAACAGCGGAGGCTGTACGCATATTGCATCAGCGTTACCCTAACATGGTAGTTGACGGCGAGATGCAGGCCAACTTTGCGCTTAATGCCGAATTACTAAAAGACAATTTCGCATTCTCAACGCTCAACGGCAAACCGGCCAATACACTTATATTCCCGACACTGGCATCAGGCAACATTGCTTACAAACTATTGCAGGAAATAGGCGGAGCAGAAGCTGTAGGTCCAATTTTGCTTGGCTTGAAAAAGCCGGTACACGTGTTACAATTAGGTAGCTCTGTTCGCGAGATTGTGAACATGGTTACCATTGCCGTTGTGGATGCACAGGAAAAAGACCGTACTACAAACCGTTAA
- a CDS encoding lytic transglycosylase domain-containing protein, whose protein sequence is MRRFLILFICMVVLQSLKAQPFQADTSALLPVKEVAVSKYQNVIFKRRLDSIQKDVPLDYNEVVQGYIDLYAGRRDEMGRILGLSQYYFPIYEKAFRDAGVPDEIKYLSVVESALQPNANSRVGAGGLWQFMSETAKIYHLSINDYVDERRDPVLASQAAAAYLKDAYQQFGDWLLAIASYNCGKSNVENALARTGANDYWSIRQLLPAETRGYVPAYIAVTYVMNYYKRHGIYLQASDIPLQNDTVMVNRIVPMSRIAAAVGMDLKEVAVLNPSYRMMIVNGTPSSPRRILVPKSRKDRHAILIQAIDNPNYVIPPYRPVYAPVAQTRALVPAAASSTASPQSAVVTVAGNVPAHHTTVKGETLEDIATKYGLKVDDLLQWNKQLGNSKTVRLMGGLTVNLNRG, encoded by the coding sequence ATGAGGAGATTCCTAATTCTTTTCATCTGTATGGTGGTGTTGCAGTCGCTCAAGGCTCAGCCCTTCCAGGCAGATACATCTGCATTGCTGCCTGTTAAGGAGGTAGCTGTTTCAAAATATCAAAATGTAATTTTTAAACGTCGTCTGGATTCTATTCAGAAGGATGTTCCGTTGGATTACAACGAAGTGGTGCAAGGGTACATCGATCTTTACGCGGGCCGCCGTGACGAAATGGGCCGCATACTAGGCCTGTCGCAGTATTACTTCCCCATTTATGAAAAAGCTTTCCGTGATGCTGGTGTACCGGACGAGATCAAATATCTGTCAGTTGTCGAATCCGCTTTACAGCCAAACGCTAACTCCCGCGTAGGCGCTGGTGGACTATGGCAATTTATGTCTGAAACGGCCAAGATATACCATCTTTCAATAAACGATTACGTGGACGAGCGCCGCGACCCAGTACTTGCCAGTCAGGCCGCTGCTGCGTATCTTAAAGATGCATACCAACAATTTGGCGACTGGCTACTGGCTATAGCATCTTACAACTGCGGAAAAAGCAACGTAGAGAATGCCCTTGCACGCACCGGCGCTAACGATTACTGGTCTATCCGTCAGTTATTGCCTGCAGAAACAAGAGGTTACGTACCAGCGTACATTGCGGTAACTTATGTTATGAACTATTATAAACGGCACGGCATATATCTGCAGGCATCGGACATTCCGTTGCAGAATGATACGGTAATGGTTAACCGGATTGTGCCAATGAGCCGTATTGCTGCGGCAGTAGGGATGGATCTTAAAGAAGTAGCGGTACTTAACCCAAGCTACCGCATGATGATTGTAAACGGCACGCCTTCGTCTCCCCGCCGGATACTGGTACCAAAGTCACGTAAGGACAGGCATGCTATTTTAATACAGGCCATAGATAACCCTAACTACGTTATTCCTCCTTATCGCCCGGTGTATGCACCGGTAGCGCAAACAAGGGCGTTAGTGCCGGCAGCCGCTTCCTCAACTGCCAGTCCGCAAAGCGCGGTAGTGACTGTAGCAGGCAATGTCCCCGCTCATCATACTACAGTAAAGGGGGAGACTTTAGAAGACATAGCTACCAAATACGGACTTAAAGTGGACGACCTTTTGCAGTGGAATAAGCAGCTTGGCAATAGCAAAACCGTACGCCTTATGGGCGGCTTAACCGTAAACCTTAACCGGGGTTAG
- the gatA gene encoding Asp-tRNA(Asn)/Glu-tRNA(Gln) amidotransferase subunit GatA: MAKIYSSYAELQRGLQSGELSAVGLVQDYLQQIKAYAHLNVFNEVFEQDALASAKEVDARIKAGNAGRLAGMVISIKDNICYKDHKVSASSRILEDFTSIYSATIVERLLAQDAIIIGRCNCDEFAMGAANENSFFGPVKNFADETKVSGGSSGGSAVAVQANMCHAAIGTDTGGSVRQPASFCGVVGFKPSYGRISRYGIISYASSFDQVGTLTRSVEDAALLFEILAGADEYDSTLSQKPVPPLANFKSDTSKKKIAYLKEAITSPGVDEEVKNKLSSYIDKLKAEGHVVEPISFEYLDYLVPSYYILAMAEASSNLARYDGVHYGYRSPNATDLTSTYKISRSEGFGKEVKRRIMLGTFVLSAGYYDAYYAKAQKVRKLIRDKTNEILKEYDFILTPTAPEPAFEIGKKEKDPVVTYLYDIFTVQASLAGLPAISLPVGNNTNGLPLGLQLLAGGFKEEDLLNFSEYFLGL; encoded by the coding sequence ATGGCTAAAATTTATTCCTCTTATGCAGAGCTACAGAGAGGCTTGCAAAGCGGTGAACTTAGTGCAGTTGGACTTGTACAAGATTATCTGCAGCAAATTAAAGCATACGCACACTTAAATGTTTTTAACGAAGTGTTTGAGCAAGATGCTCTTGCTTCGGCAAAGGAAGTTGATGCGCGCATTAAGGCCGGTAATGCCGGCCGTTTGGCAGGAATGGTCATTTCCATAAAAGATAACATCTGCTATAAAGATCATAAGGTAAGCGCATCTTCCCGCATCCTTGAAGATTTTACCTCTATTTATTCCGCCACCATTGTAGAGCGGCTGTTGGCCCAGGATGCTATAATTATTGGACGTTGCAATTGCGATGAATTTGCAATGGGTGCTGCAAACGAAAACTCTTTTTTTGGTCCTGTAAAAAATTTTGCTGATGAGACAAAAGTTTCAGGCGGGTCTTCCGGTGGGTCTGCTGTAGCAGTACAGGCAAATATGTGCCATGCTGCCATCGGTACAGATACCGGTGGTTCTGTACGTCAACCTGCTTCGTTCTGCGGTGTAGTTGGTTTTAAACCGAGTTATGGGCGCATATCGCGTTATGGTATCATATCATATGCGTCATCATTTGATCAGGTTGGTACACTAACCAGATCGGTAGAAGATGCAGCACTGCTGTTTGAGATACTTGCCGGTGCCGACGAGTACGATAGCACACTGTCTCAAAAACCTGTTCCCCCTTTAGCAAATTTTAAAAGTGACACAAGCAAAAAGAAAATAGCTTATTTGAAGGAAGCTATAACAAGCCCGGGTGTAGATGAGGAGGTAAAAAACAAACTCAGCAGCTATATAGATAAACTGAAAGCTGAAGGTCATGTAGTTGAGCCAATATCATTTGAGTATCTGGACTACCTGGTGCCATCTTATTATATACTCGCAATGGCTGAGGCTTCGTCAAACCTGGCCCGATACGATGGCGTGCATTACGGCTACCGCAGCCCTAATGCAACTGATCTTACATCTACTTATAAGATATCGCGCTCGGAAGGGTTTGGTAAAGAAGTTAAGCGCCGTATAATGCTTGGTACATTTGTGCTTAGCGCGGGATACTATGATGCATATTATGCTAAGGCGCAAAAGGTACGAAAGCTTATCCGGGACAAAACAAATGAGATTTTAAAAGAGTACGACTTTATACTTACGCCTACGGCACCCGAGCCTGCTTTCGAGATAGGCAAAAAAGAAAAAGATCCGGTAGTAACCTATCTTTACGACATCTTTACTGTACAGGCGTCACTGGCTGGATTGCCGGCCATTTCTCTTCCTGTTGGCAATAACACCAACGGTTTGCCGTTAGGATTGCAGTTGCTAGCCGGGGGATTTAAAGAAGAAGATTTGTTAAACTTCTCCGAATATTTCCTTGGGCTATAA
- the ruvA gene encoding Holliday junction branch migration protein RuvA, with protein MYDYIDGRLAFKSPAHVVIDAGGVGYHINISLNTFSKIGDAERCKLYIWMHVKEDAHTLYGFAEEGERRLFLHLVSISGIGPSTGRMMLSSITPAEIQQAIVQGNVPLIQKIKGIGPKSAQRIILELQDKLRKEGPDTLTVMPANKTVKDEALSALVMLGFTRAAAEKVLDAELTKNSGTLTVEQLIKFALKSL; from the coding sequence ATGTACGATTATATTGACGGGCGCTTAGCATTTAAAAGCCCTGCCCATGTTGTTATTGATGCCGGAGGAGTAGGGTACCATATCAATATATCGCTGAATACTTTTTCAAAAATTGGCGATGCGGAACGGTGTAAGTTATACATCTGGATGCACGTAAAAGAAGATGCGCATACCCTTTACGGCTTTGCAGAAGAGGGTGAACGCAGGCTGTTTCTTCATTTGGTTTCAATATCTGGTATTGGCCCCTCTACCGGAAGGATGATGCTCTCCAGTATTACCCCAGCGGAAATACAGCAGGCCATAGTTCAGGGCAATGTACCGTTGATTCAGAAGATAAAAGGTATTGGCCCTAAATCGGCACAGCGCATCATATTAGAACTGCAAGACAAGCTGCGCAAGGAAGGGCCGGATACGCTTACTGTTATGCCAGCAAATAAAACAGTTAAGGATGAAGCACTTTCTGCGCTGGTAATGCTGGGCTTTACACGTGCTGCTGCAGAAAAGGTTTTAGATGCCGAGCTTACAAAAAATAGTGGTACGTTAACAGTTGAGCAGCTGATTAAATTTGCTTTGAAAAGCTTATAA